In Haliaeetus albicilla chromosome 3, bHalAlb1.1, whole genome shotgun sequence, the following are encoded in one genomic region:
- the PLEC gene encoding plectin isoform X24, with protein MSVGCREPVGMAEESSSGSSGSPGPGDTLPWNLAKHQRSKRTKAAAGNGTVLDPAERAVIRIADERDRVQKKTFTKWVNKHLIKAQRHVNDLYEDLRDGHNLISLLEVLSGDTLPREKGRMRFHKLQNVQIALNYLKHRQVKLVNIRNDDIADGNPKLTLGLIWTIILHFQISDIQVTGQSEDMTAKEKLLLWSQRMVEDYQGLRCDNFTTSWRDGRLFNAIIHRHKPMLIDMNRVYRQSNLENLDQAFTVAERDLGVTRLLDPEDVDVPQPDEKSIITYVSSLYDAMPRVPEVQDGVKANELQLRWQEYYEVVTLLLQWIRQHTVLFEERRFPASYEEIEILWRQFLKFKETELPAKEADKNRSKAIFQSLEGAVQSGQLKVPPGYHPLDVEKEWGKLHVAVLEREKLLRAEFERLERLQRIVSKLQMESGLCEEQLNQADTLLQSDVRLLNAGKPPQKAAEIERDLDKADAMIRLLFNDVQTLKDGRHPQGEQMYRRVYRLHERLVAIRTEYNLRLKSGAPAAAVTVPLGQRPRQELDEATLRYLQDLLAWVEENQRRLGAAEWGVDLPTVESHLGSHRGLHHSIEEFRTKIERARADEAQLSPGPRNAYRECLGKLDLQYAKLLNSSKSRLRHLESLHGFVSAATKELMWLNEKEEEEVNFDWSDRNPNMTAKKENYSGLMRELELRERRIKELQSTGDRLLREEHPGRQTLEAFQAALQTQWSWMLQLCCCIEAHLKENSAYFQFFADVKEAEEFLRKTQENMKKKYSCDRSITVTRLEDLLQDCMEQKDQLAEYGGQLAGLARRAKAIVQLKPRSPSTPLQGRPPIQAVCDYKQMEITVHKNDECALLSNAQPYKWKVLSAAGNEAIVPSVCFLVPPPNKEALDAVHRLEATHQHLLVLWHQLHLDMRSLLSWQYLIRDIQQIQSWSHLTFRTMQVEECRQVLRSLETHYQEFLRDSQDSQSFQPDDRLHVEREYNACTQKYELLLRSQEKGEQDESLCKNYISQLKDIRLQLESCETRTIHKIRLPLDKDPVKECAQRISEQQQIHLELEGIKKNLDKVSEKTEKVLAQPEQASSAPVLRSELEITLQKMDQVYSLSSIYLEKLKTINLVIRSTQGAEELVKKYEDQLKDVQTVPADLKELEASKAELKRLRTQAEGHQPFFSTLETDLSKAKDVNERMVRGHSERDVDLDRYRERVQQLLERWQAVLTQTDLRQRELDQLGRQLRYYRESCDGLLQWIQDAKQRQEKIQAVPITDSKTVREQLLQEKKLLEECDRNKEKVEECQRYAKQYIDAIKDYELQLVSFKAQVEPMASPAKKPKVQSASDSIIQEYVDLRTRYSELTTLTSQYIKFITETLRRLEEEEMQVAQQAQLRQETQLLQQTFLTEKDALLQKEKFIEEEKTKLEKLFKDEVNKAQNLKAEQERQQKEMEQEKQQLKAMLDEAKKHQKEAEENVRHKQEELQQLERQRQQQEKLLEEENKKLRERLEQMQEEYKAALAQTREIMIQTDDLPEEAVVMTTQLLDVKAVPNGRDVVDGLAQNGEPEFAFDGIRQKVSAEKLADAGILSKESLDKLAKGVVSVGELSQREDIKKYLQGKSSIAGLLIKPTNQKMSIYEAMKKKLLSPGTALVLLEAQAASGFIIDPVRNARLSVNEAVREGVIGPELHNKMLSAERAVTGYKDPYTGDKISLFQAMMKELIVREHGIRLLEAQIATGGIIDPVNSHRLPVEAAYKRGYFDEEMNQVLSDPTDDTKGFFDPNTQENLTYLQLMERCVTDPDTGLCLLPLTDQAAKARELVYTDKEAKDVFKKATVTAPFGKFQGKTVTIWEIINSEYFTEDQRRDLIQQYRTGKITVEKIIKIIITVVEESEKKSQMCFEGLRAPVPAAELLESKIINKDLYNQLHQGKKSVKDVAEMDSVRRYLKGTDAIAGVLVESTGQKLTFYDALKRNLLKPEIALSLLEAQAATGYIIDPVKNKLFSVDEAVKAEVVGPEFHEKLLSAEKAVTGYKDPYTGQTVSLFQALKKGLIPSDTGVRLLDVQLATGGIIDPVNSHRLPLEVAYKRGYLDPEINEALSELRDDAKAFYCPNTQEHLSYAQLQKNCHRDKQTGFCLLPLSDKAIQSQQEEVYTDSQAKECFDKATIEVPVGSMKGQTVTIWELIHSEYFTEEHRRELLRQYKTGKVTIEKIIKIVITIIEEAETKKQEKLTFSGLRAPVPASELVESRIISKAQYEQLKEGKKSVKDLSETDAVRRFLHGSDCIAGVYVEATKEKLNIYEAMKRNLLRPSTAVVLLEAQAATGFLIDPVKNRKLYVNEAVKAGVIGPELHEKLLSAEKAVTGYKDPYSGNTISLFQAMKKGLIVKEHGIRLLEAQIATGGIIDPINSHRLPVEVAYKRGYFDEEMNQTLSDPTDDTKGFFDPNTHENLTYRQLKEKCIEDPETGLYLLPLREPEKPTVVEKTQVYTEAETRKVFEETRVDIPVGSRAGSSMSLWEIMHSDLLPEEQRKQLMEEFQSGRVSKERMIIIIIEIIEKTEIIRQQNLTSYDYVRRRITAEDLYEAKIISLDIYNLLKQGSKTFRELLDVETVWKYLYGSGCVAGIYIPSSKQKLSIYQALKKGLINSEVARSLLEAQAATGFMIDPTKNEMLTVDEAVRKGVVGPEIHDRLLSAERAVTGYRDPYSEQKISIFQAMKKDLIPSEEALKLLDAQIATGGIIDPHLGFHLPLEVAYQRGFINKDTYDMLSEPSEVRSYVDPSTEEKLSYTQLLKRCRKDENSGLLLLPLCDTRKLTFRGLRKQITVEELVRSQVMDEATAQRLQEGLTSIEEVSKNLKKFLEGTSCIAGVFVDSTKERLSVYQAMKKGIIRPGTAFELLEAQAATGYVIDPIKGLKLTVEEAVRMGIVGPEFKDKLLSAERAVTGYRDPYSGKLISLFQAMKKGLILKDHGIRLLEAQIATGGIIDPEESHRLPVEIAYKRGLFDEEMNEILLDPSDDTKGFFDPNTEENLTYLQLMERCITDPETGLCLLPLKEKKRERKTSSKSSVRKRRVVIVDPETGKEMSVYEAYRKGLIDHQTYLELSEQECEWEEITTSSSDGVVKSMIIDRRSGRQYDIDDAISKGLIDQSALDQYRSGTLSITEFADMLSGNMSGFRSRSSSVGSSSSYTVSPAPTRTQISMWSDPTEETGPVAGILDTDTLEKVSITEAMRRNLVDNITGQRLLEAQACTGGIIDPNTGDKCSVADAVNKGLVDKIMVDRINLAQKAFYGFEDPRTKTKMSAAQALKKGWLYYEAGQRFLEVQYLTGGLIEPDVEGRVSLDEALQKGTIDTRTAQKLRDVNTYSKYLTCPKTKLKISYKDAMDRSMIEDGTGLRLLEASSQSSKGYYSPYNVSSAGSTSGSRSGSRTGSRSSSRRGSFDATGSGFSMTFSSSSYSSSSFGRRYTAGPQSTVEAAALALALSLLRRSCGWEVSGEHSGLCGPPLRVA; from the exons ATCCTCTGGCGCCAGTTCCTGAAGTTCAAGGAGACGGAGCTCCCGGCCAAAGAGGCCGACAAGAACCGCTCCAAGGCCATCTTCCAGTCCCTGGAG GGCGCTGTGCAGTCCGGGCAGCTGAAGGTGCCCCCCGGGTACCACCCGCTGGACGTGGAGAAGGAATGGGGCAAGCTGCACGTGGCCGTCCTGGAGCGGGAGAAGCTGCTGCGGGCCGAGTTCGAGAG GCTGGAGCGGTTGCAGCGCATCGTCAGCAAGCTGCAGATGGAGTCGGGGCTCTGCGAGGAGCAGCTCAACCAGGCTGACACCCTGCTCCAGTCG GATGTCCGACTGCTGAACGCAGGGAAGCCGCCGCAGAAGGCAGCCGAGATCGAGCGGGACCTGGACAAGGCGGACGCCATGATCCGGCTGCTCTTCAACGACGTGCAGACCCTCAAGGATGGCCGGCACCCGCAGGGGGAGCAGATGTACCGCAG ggtGTACCGCCTGCACGAGCGCCTGGTGGCCATCCGTACCGAGTACAACCTGCGGCTCAAGTCGGGCGCGCCAGCGGCAGCGGTGACTGTGCCGCTGGGGCAGCGACCGCGGCAGGAGCTGGACGAGGCCACGCTGCGGTACCTGCAGGACCTGCTGGCCTGGGTGGAGGAGAACCAGCGGCGGCTGGGGGCGGCCGAGTGGGGGGTGGACTTGCCCACTGTGGAGTCCCACCTGGGCAGCCACCGCGGCCTCCACCACTCCATTGAGGAGTTCCGCACCAAGATCGAGCGGGCGCGGGCCGACGAG GCACAGCTCTCCCCCGGTCCCCGCAACGCCTACCGGGAGTGCCTGGGCAAGCTGGACCTGCAGTATGCCAAGCTGCTG AACTCCTCCAAGTCCCGGCTGCGGCACCTGGAGAGCCTCCACGGCTTCGTCAGCGCTGCCACCAAGGAGTTGATGTGGCTGAAcgagaaggaagaggaggaggtgaacTTCGACTGGAGTGACCGCAACCCCAACATGACGGCCAAGAAGGAGAACTACTCG gggcTGATGCGGGAGCTGGAGCTGCGGGAACGCCGAATCAAAGAGCTGCAGAGCACGGGGGACCGGCTGCTGCGGGAGGAGCACCCGGGCAGGCAGACCCTGGAG GCCTTCCAGGCAGCCTTGCAGACCCAGTGGAGCTGGatgctccagctgtgctgctgcatcGAAGCCCACCTGAAGGAGAACAGCGCTTACTTCCAG TTCTTTGCCGACgtgaaggaggctgaggagtTCCTGAGGAAGACGCAGGAGAACATGAAGAAGAAATACTCGTGCGATCGCAGCATCACAGTCACGCGCCTGGAGGACCTGCTGCAGGACTGCATG GAGCAGAAGGACCAGCTGGCAGAGTACGGGgggcagctggcagggctggcccGCCGCGCCAAGGCCATCGTCCAGCTGAAGCCTcgcagccccagcacccccctcCAGGGCCGCCCACCCATCCAGGCCGTCTGCGACTACAAGCAAATGGAG ATCACGGTGCACAAGAACGACGAGTGTGCCCTGCTCAGCAACGCCCAGCCCTACAAGTGGAAGGTGCTGAGCGCCGCCGGCAACGAGGCCATCGTCCCTTCTGTCTGCTTCCTTGTGCCACCCCCCAACAAGGAGGCACTGGACGCCGTGCACAG GCTGGAGGCCACCCACCAGCACCTCCTCGTGCTCTGGCACCAGCTGCACCTGGACATGAGGAGCCTCCTGTCCTGGCAGTACCTGATCCGTGACATCCAGCAGATCCAGTCCTGGTCCCACCTGACG TTCCGCACGATGCAGGTGGAGGAGTGCCGGCAGGTCCTGCGCAGCCTGGAGACCCACTACCAGGAGTTCCTGCGGGACAGCCAGGACTCGCAGAGCTTCCAGCCCGATGACCGGCTGCATGTGGAGCGCGAGTACAACGCCTGCACCCAGAAGTACGAGCTGCTGCTGCGCAGCCAGGAGAAAG GAGAGCAGGACGAGTCCCTGTGCAAGAACTACATCTCCCAGCTGAAGGATATCCGtctgcagctggagagctgcGAGACCCGCACCATCCACAAGATCCGCCTGCCCCTCGACAAGGACCCGGTCAAGGAGTGTGCCCAGCGCATCAGCGAGCAGCAG caaaTCCACCTGGAGCTGGAGGGCATCAAAAAGAATCTGGACAAGGTCAGCGAGAAGACAGAGAAAGTGCTGGCCCAGCCAGAGCAGGCCAGCTCGGCCCCCGTCTTGCGCTCAGAGCTGGAGATCACCCTGCAGAAGATGGACCAGGTGTACAGCCTCTCCAGCATCTACCTGGAGAA gctgAAGACCATCAACCTGGTGATCCGCAGCACTCAGGGGGCAGAGGAGCTGGTCAAGAAGTACGAGGACCAGCTGAAGGATGTGCAGACCGTGCCGGCTGACCTCAAAGAGCTGGAGGCCAGCAAGGCCGAGCTGAAG CGGCTGCGCACACAGGCAGAGGGGCATCAGCCCTTCTTCAGCACGCTGGAGACTGACCTGAGCAAGGCCAAGGATGTCAACGAGAGGATGGTCAGGGGCCACAGCGAACGTGACGTGGATCTGGACCGCTACCGGGAGAGagtccagcagctgctggagcgCTGGCAGGCTGTCCTCACCCAGACGGACCTGCGCCAGCGCGAGCTGGACCAGCTGGGCCGCCAGCTGCGGTACTACCGCGAGAGCTGCGATGGGCTCCTCCAGTGGATCCAGGACGCAAAGCAGCGGCAGGAGAAAATCCAGGCAGTGCCCATCACCGACAGCAAGACTGTGcgggagcagctgctgcaggagaag AAACTCCTGGAGGAGTGCGACCGCAACAAGGAGAAGGTGGAGGAGTGCCAGCGCTACGCCAAGCAGTACATCGACGCCATCAAG gaTTATGAGCTGCAGCTGGTGAGCTTCAAGGCACAGGTGGAGCCGATGGCCTCTCCGGCCAAGAAGCCCAAAGTGCAGTCTGCGTCTGACAGCATCATCCAGGAG TACGTAGACTTGCGGACGCGGTACAGCGAGCTGACCACGCTCACGAGCCAGTACATCAAGTTCATCACGGAGACGCTGCGGcggctggaggaagaggag ATGCAGGTGGCCCAGCAGGCGCAGCTCCGCCAGGAGACGCAGCTTCTCCAGCAGACCTTCCTGACGGAGAAGGACGCCctgctgcagaaggagaagTTCATCgaggaggagaaaacaaagctgGAGAAGCTCTTTAAAGATGAGGTGAACAAAGCCCAGAACCTGAAGGCGGAGCAGGAGCGGcagcagaaggagatggagcaggagaagcagcagttgAAAGCCATGCTGGACGAAGCCAAGAAGCATcagaaagaagcagaggaaaatgtcCGGCACaagcaggaggagctgcagcagctggagagacaGCGGCAGCAGCAAGAGAAACTCCTGGAAGAGGAGAATAAGAAGCTCAGGGAGAGACTTGAGCAAATGCAGGAAGAGTACAAGGCCGCCCTGGCCCAGACACGAGAGATCATGATCCAGACAGACGACCTGCCTGAGGAGGCTGTGGTTATGACAACGCAGCTGCTGGATGTCAAAGCTGTGCCCAATGGCAGAGACGTGGTGGATGGCTTAGCACAGAACGGGGAGCCAGAGTTCGCATTTGACGGCATCCGTCAGAAGGTATCTGCAGAGAAGCTGGCTGATGCCGGCATTTTGAGCAAGGAGAGCTTAGACAAGTTGGCGAAGGGTGTTGTGAGTGTTGGTGAGCTCTCACAGAGGGAAGACATCAAGAAGTACCTGCAGGGCAAGAGCAGCATCGCCGGTTTGTTAATCAAACCCACCAATCAAAAGATGAGCATCTATGAAGCCATGAAGAAGAAGCTGCTCAGCCCAGGCACTGCGCTGGTGCTCCTGGAAGCGCAGGCTGCCTCCGGCTTCATAATTGACCCTGTGCGAAACGCGAGGCTCTCGGTGAACGAGGCAGTGAGAGAGGGAGTGATTGGACCAGAACTGCACAATAAAATGCTGTCTGCTGAACGGGCAGTAACCGGCTACAAGGATCCTTACACGGGTGACAAGATCTCCCTCTTCCAGGCCATGATGAAGGAGCTCATCGTCAGGGAGCACGGCATCCGCCTGCTCGAGGCCCAGATCGCCACCGGCGGCATCATCGACCCTGTCAACAGCCACCGCCTGCCTGTAGAAGCTGCCTACAAGCGGGGCTACTTTGACGAGGAGATGAACCAGGTCCTTTCCGACCCCACCGATGACACCAAGGGCTTCTTCGACCCCAACACACAGGAGAACCTCACCTACCTGCAGCTCATGGAGCGGTGCGTGACTGACCCAGACACGGGGCTGTGCCTCCTGCCACTCACTGACCAGGCAGCCAAAGCAAGAGAACTGGTCTACACCGACAAAGAAGCTAAGGATGTCTTTAAGAAGGCCACGGTGACAGCACCATTTGGCAAGTTCCAAGGGAAGACGGTGACCATCTGGGAAATCATCAACTCTGAATACTTCACTGAGGACCAAAGGCGGGACCTGATCCAGCAGTACAGGACTGGCAAGATCACAGTGGAGAAGATCATTAAGATCATCATCACGGTTGTGGAGGAAAGTGAGAAAAAGAGCCAGATGTGCTTCGAGGGCCTCCGAGCCCCTGTGCCTGCCGCTGagctgctggaaagcaaaatcATCAACAAGGACCTCTACAATCAGCTGCACCAGGGCAAGAAGTCTGTGAAGGACGTGGCAGAGATGGACTCTGTGCGGCGGTACCTGAAGGGCACAGATGCCATTGCTGGCGTCCTAGTGGAGTCAACTGGCCAGAAGCTCACCTTCTATGATGCCCTGAAGAGAAACCTGCTGAAGCCAGAGATTGCCCTGTCCCTGCTGGAAGCACAGGCTGCCACCGGCTACATCATCGACCCCGTGAAGAACAAGCTGTTCTCCGTTGATGAGGCAGTGAAGGCTGAGGTGGTGGGGCCAGAGTTTCATGAGAAGCTGCTGTCCGCAGAGAAGGCGGTGACTGGCTACAAGGATCCCTATACGGGCCAGACGGTTTCCCTCTTCCAAGCACTCAAGAAGGGCCTCATCCCCAGTGATACCGGGGTCCGTCTGCTGGACGTCCAGCTCGCCACTGGAGGCATCATCGATCCTGTGAACAGCCACCGGCTCCCGCTCGAGGTTGCTTACAAGAGGGGGTACTTGGACCCGGAGATAAATGAGGCTCTGTCCGAGCTCCGAGATGACGCCAAGGCTTTCTATTGTCCCAACACCCAAGAACACCTCAGCTACGCCCAGTTGCAGAAGAACTGCCACCGTGACAAGCAGACTGGCTTCTGCCTGCTGCCCCTGTCAGACAAAGCCATCCAGTCGCAGCAGGAGGAGGTCTACACAGACAGCCAGGCAAAGGAGTGCTTTGACAAGGCAACCATCGAGGTGCCAGTGGGCAGCATGAAGGGCCAGACAGTGACCATCTGGGAGCTGATCCACTCTGAGTACTTCACAGAGGAGCACAGGCGGGAGCTCCTCCGACAGTACAAGACTGGCAAGGTGACCATCGAGAAGATCATCAAGATTGTGATCACCATCATCGAGGAGGCAGAGACCAAAAAGCAGGAGAAGCTGACATTCAGTGGTCTCCGGGCACCTGTACCTGCCAGTGAGCTGGTGGAGTCCCGCATCATCAGCAAAGCCCAGTATGAGCAGCTGAAGGAAGGCAAGAAATCGGTGAAGGACCTCTCTGAAACAGATGCGGTGAGGAGATTCCTGCATGGCAGCGACTGCATTGCCGGCGTCTACGTGGAGGCAACCAAGGAGAAGCTGAACATCTATGAGGCCATGAAGAGGAACCTGCTGAGGCCCAGCACCGCCGTGGTCCTCCTGGAGGCCCAGGCAGCAACCGGCTTCTTGATCGACCCTGTGAAGAACCGGAAACTGTATGTCAATGAGGCTGTGAAGGCTGGTGTCATTGGGCCTGAACTGCACGAGAAGCTGCTGTCTGCTGAGAAGGCTGTCACTGGGTACAAGGACCCCTACTCAGGCAACACCATCTCGCTCTTCCAGGCCATGAAAAAAGGACTCATCGTCAAGGAGCACGGCATCCGCCTGCTCGAGGCCCAGATCGCCACTGGTGGCATCATCGACCCCATCAACAGCCACCGCCTCCCCGTGGAGGTGGCCTACAAGAGGGGCTACTTTGATGAGGAAATGAACCAAACCCTTTCCGACCCCACCGATGACACCAAGGGCTTCTTCGACCCCAACACCCATGAGAACCTCACCTACAGGCAGCTGAAGGAGAAGTGCATTGAGGATCCTGAAACGGGCCTGTATCTGCTGCCTCTGCGGGAACCTGAGAAGCCTACAGTGGTGGAGAAGACCCAGGTGTACACAGAGGCAGAGACACGGAAGGTGTTTGAGGAGACGCGGGTGGACATCCCTgtgggcagcagggcaggttcCTCCATGTCGCTGTGGGAGATCATGCACTCAGACCTGCTGCCAGAGGAGCAGCGGAAGCAGCTCATGGAGGAGTTCCAGTCGGGCCGTGTGTCCAAGGAGCGCATGATCATCATCATCATTGAGATCATCGAGAAGACTGAGATCATCCGGCAGCAGAATCTCACATCCTATGACTACGTACGGCGCCGCATCACGGCTGAGGACCTCTACGAGGCCAAGATCATCTCTCTAGACATCTACAACTTGCTGAAACAGGGCTCCAAAACCTTCCGGGAGCTCCTGGACGTGGAGACTGTCTGGAAGTACCTCTATGGGTCAGGCTGTGTGGCTGGCATCTACATCCCCTCTTCCAAGCAGAAGCTCAGTATCTACCAGGCACTGAAGAAGGGGCTGATCAACTCCGAAGTGGCCCGCTCCCTCCTGGAGGCCCAGGCTGCCACCGGTTTCATGATCGACCCCACAAAGAATGAGATGCTGACTGTTGACGAAGCGGTCAGGAAAGGCGTGGTGGGGCCTGAAATCCATGACCGGCTCCTGTCCGCAGAGAGGGCTGTGACTGGTTATAGAGACCCGTACAGCGAACAGAAGATTTCCATCTTCCAGGCCATGAAGAAAGACCTCATTCCCAGCGAAGAGGCCCTCAAGCTCCTCGATGCCCAGATAGCCACCGGTGGCATCATCGACCCGCACCTGGGCTTCCATCTGCCCCTGGAGGTGGCCTACCAGCGGGGCTTCATCAACAAGGACACGTATGACATGCTGTCGGAGCCCAGCGAGGTGCGAAGCTACGTGGACCCGTCCACGGAGGAGAAGCTCAGCTACACGCAGCTCCTGAAGCGGTGCCGGAAGGACGAGAACAGCGGGCTCCTCCTGCTTCCACTTTGCGACACGAGGAAGCTCACCTTCCGGGGGCTACGGAAGCAGATCACTGTGGAGGAGCTGGTCCGTTCGCAGGTGATGGACGAAGCCACTGCCCAGCGCCTCCAGGAGGGCCTCACCTCCATCGAGGAGGTCTCTAAGAACCTGAAGAAGTTCCTGGAGGGCACCAGCTGCATTGCTGGTGTCTTTGTGGACTCCACAAAGGAGCGGCTGTCCGTGTACCAAGCCATGAAGAAGGGTATCATCAGGCCAGGCACCGCATTTGAGCTCCTGGAGGCGCAGGCGGCCACAGGGTACGTGATCGACCCCATCAAGGGCCTCAAGCTGACAGTGGAGGAAGCTGTGCGGATGGGCATCGTGGGCCCTGAGTTCAAGGACAAGCTGCTCTCTGCTGAGAGGGCTGTCACCGGCTACCGGGATCCCTACTCTGGAAAGCTCATCTCCCTCTTCCAGGCCATGAAGAAGGGTCTGATCCTGAAGGACCATGGGATCCGCTTGCTCGAGGCCCAGATTGCAACAGGAGGCATAATCGATCCCGAGGAGAGCCACCGCCTCCCTGTGGAGATTGCCTACAAGAGGGGCCTTTTTGACGAGGAGATGAATGAGATCTTGCTGGATCCCAGCGATGACACCAAGGGCTTCTTTGACCCCAACACAGAGGAGAACCTCACCTACCTGCAGCTCATGGAGCGGTGCATCACTGACCCAGAGACTggcctctgcctcctgcccctGAAAGAGAAGAAGCGGGAGAGGAAGACCTCCTCCAAGTCCTCTGTCCGCAAGCGCAGGGTGGTGATCGTTGACCCGGAGACGGGCAAGGAGATGTCCGTGTACGAAGCCTATCGCAAGGGCCTCATTGACCACCAGACCTACCTGGAGCTGTCGGAGCAGGAGTGTGAGTGGGAAGAGATCACCACCTCTTCCTCTGACGGCGTCGTGAAGTCAATGATCATCGACAGGCGCTCCGGGCGCCAGTACGATATCGACGATGCCATCAGCAAGGGCCTGATCGACCAGTCAGCCCTGGACCAGTACCGCTCAGGCACCCTCTCCATCACCGAGTTTGCAGACATGCTCTCTGGCAACATGAGTGGCTTCCGGTCACGGTCGTCCTCTGTGGGTTCATCCTCCTCCTACACCGTCAGCCCAGCCCCTACACGAACGCAGATATCTATGTGGAGCGACCCAACCGAGGAGACTGGGCCAGTGGCAGGCATCCTGGACACGGACACTCTGGAGAAGGTGTCCATCACGGAGGCAATGCGCCGCAACCTCGTGGACAACATCACAGGGCAGAGGCTGCTGGAAGCCCAGGCTTGCACCGGCGGCATCATTGACCCCAACACCGGGGATAAGTGCTCCGTCGCCGACGCGGTGAACAAGGGCCTAGTCGACAAAATCATGGTGGACCGCATCAACCTGGCACAGAAGGCCTTCTACGGCTTCGAGGACCCACGGACCAAGACGAAGATGTCAGCAGCCCAGGCCCTGAAGAAGGGCTGGCTGTACTACGAGGCTGGGCAGCGCTTCCTGGAGGTGCAGTACCTGACGGGGGGCCTGATTGAGCCCGATGTCGAGGGCCGTGTCTCCTTGGACGAGGCGCTGCAGAAGGGCACCATCGACACGCGCACAGCCCAGAAGCTGCGGGACGTGAACACCTACTCCAAGTATCTCACCTGCCCCAAAACCAAACTCAAGATCTCCTACAAGGATGCAATGGACCGAAGCATGATCGAGGATGGGACTGGCCTGCGGCTGCTGGAGGCCTCCTCCCAGTCCAGCAAGGGCTACTACAGCCCCTACAACGTCAGCAGCGCTGGCTCCACCTCCGGCTCGCGGTCGGGCTCCCGGACAGGGTCCCGGTCGAGCTCCAGGCGAGGTAGCTTCGACGCCACTGGCTCCGGCTTCTCCATgaccttctcttcctcctcctacTCTTCCTCGAGCTTTGGGCGCAGATACACCGCGGGTCCCCAGAGCACTGTGGAGGCGGCCGCCCTGGCCCTCGCCTTGTCCCTCCTGAGAAGGAGCTGCGGGTGGGAGGTGAGCGGGGAGCACTCCGGGCTGTGTGGGCCCCCGCTCCGCGTGGCCTGA